In the genome of Cryptomeria japonica chromosome 8, Sugi_1.0, whole genome shotgun sequence, one region contains:
- the LOC131028512 gene encoding extensin-like, which produces MDGLHKLLVALIAICICSANGTIDNTPPLSPKLYKSPPPPTDPPSPFSNVPQLVWPPFLRKSFSTPPHNVYKSRTTLPRDYPIPIHTPPKNSPPKHEVMSNSKPPTSPPSKKPKGPLSPTPNYKSPKHQGTSNSKPPTSSPSKTPKAPSSTPPNYKPPTPHTVFKPQSFPANPPRIPPSPTIFKPQPLPPPHALFNREPEVFWIEPKPGDPPPHAVFNREPDPDDPPPQSKSAAFTLPPPPLC; this is translated from the coding sequence ATGGATGGCTTACACAAGTTGTTGGTGGCTCTGATTGCAATCTGCATTTGTTCTGCAAATGGCACAATCGATAATACTCCTCCTCTTTCTCCAAAGCTATACAAATCTCCTCCTCCACCCACCGATCCCCCATCgccattttcaaatgttcctcaGCTAGTGTGGCCACCCTTTCTGCGTAAGTCTTTTTCAACTCCTCCCCATAACGTTTACAAATCCCGTACAACCCTTCCTCGAGATTATCCTATTCCAATCCACACTCCACCCAAAAATTCTCCTCCGAAACATGAGGTGATGTCAAATTCCAAGCCACCTACTTCACCTCCTTCTAAGAAACCAAAAGGTCCATTATCCCCAACACCCAACTACAAATCTCCAAAACATCAGGGGACATCAAATTCCAAGCCACCAACTTCTTCTCCTTCTAAGACACCAAAAGCTCCATCATCCACACCGCCCAACTACAAACCGCCAACCCCACATACTGTATTTAAGCCTCAATCTTTCCCTGCAAACCCACCTCGAATTCCACCTTCACCTACTATATTTAAGCCTCAACCTCTTCCACCTCCACATGCGTTATTCAACAGAGAGCCTGAGGTATTCTGGATTGAACCTAAGCCTGGAGACCCACCTCCACATGCGGTATTCAACAGAGAGCCTGATCCTGACGACCCACCTCCACAGTCCAAATCTGCAGCCTTCACACTACCTCCTCCTCCTTTATGTTAG